From a single Haemorhous mexicanus isolate bHaeMex1 chromosome 29, bHaeMex1.pri, whole genome shotgun sequence genomic region:
- the SH3GL1 gene encoding endophilin-A2 isoform X1 yields MSVAGLKKQFYKATQLVSEKVGGAEGTKLDDDFKEMEKKVDVTSKAVTEVLTRTIEYLQPNPASRAKLSMLNTMSKIRGQVKNPGYPQSEGLLGECMIRYGKELGEDSNFGDALLDAGESMKRLAEVKDSLDIEVKQNFIDPLQNLCDKDLKEIQHHLKKLEGRRLDFDYKKKRQGKIPDEELRQAMEKFEESKEVAETSMHNLLETDIEQVSQLSALVDAQLDYHRQAVQILDELAEKLKRRMREASSRPKREYKPKPRETYDFREPDQSNGGFSCNPTPKVSAASASFRSDKPSRASVRSIPPLDQPCCKALYDFEPENDGELGFKEGDIITLTNQIDENWYEGMIHGQSGFFPLNYVEVLVPLPQ; encoded by the exons atGTCGGTGGCGGGGCTGAAGAAGCAGTTCTACAAAGCGACCCAG CTGGTCAGTGAGAAGGTCGGAGGGGCCGAAGGGACCAAGTTAGATGATGACTTCAAGGAGATGGAAAAG AAAGTGGACGTGACCAGCAAGGCTGTCACAGAAGTACTGACCAGAACCATAGAGTACCTCCAGCCCAACCCAG CTTCCAGAGCCAAGCTCAGCATGCTGAACACGATGTCCAAGATCCGCGGGCAGGTGAAGAACCCCGGCTACCCCCAGTccgaggggctgctgggggagtgCATGATCCGCtatgggaaggagctgggagaggattCCAACTTTG gggaCGCGCTCCTGGACGCCGGCGAGTCCATGAAGCGCCTGGCGGAGGTGAAGGACTCGCTGGACATTGAGGTCAAACAAAACTTCATTGATCCCCTGCAGAACCTGTGTGACAAGGACCTGAAGGAGATCCAG CACCACCTGAAGAAGCTGGAAGGGAGGCGCCTGGACTTCGACTACAAGAAGAAGAGACAGGGCAAGATCCCCGACGAGGAGCTGCGGCAGGCCATGGAGAAGTTTGAGGAGTCCAAGGAAGTGGCAGAGACCAGCATGCACAACCTCCTGGAGACAGAT ATTGAGCAGGTGAGCCAGCTGTCAGCCCTGGTGGATGCCCAGCTGGATTACCACAGGCAGGCTGTGCAGATCCTGGACGAGCTGGCCGAGAAGCTCAAGCGCAG gatgagggaggCCTCCTCGCGTCCCAAGCGGGAATACAAACCCAAGCCCAGGGAGACGTACGACTTCAGGGAGCCTGACCAGTCCAACGGGGGCTTCTCCTGCAACCCCACCCCCAAAGTCTCAG CAGCTTCAGCCTCTTTCCGGTCGGACAAGCCGTCCCGGGCCTCCGTCAGGAGTATCC cccccctggaccagccctgctgcaaagCCCTCTACGACTTCGAGCCCGAGAACGACGGCGAGCTGGGCTTCAAGGAGGGCGACATCATCACCCTGACGAACCAGATCGACGAGAACTGGTACGAGGGGATGATCCACGGCCAGTCCGGCTTCTTCCCGCTCAACTACGTGGAAGTGCTGGTCCCGCTACCTCAGTGA
- the SH3GL1 gene encoding endophilin-A2 isoform X3 encodes MSVAGLKKQFYKATQLVSEKVGGAEGTKLDDDFKEMEKKVDVTSKAVTEVLTRTIEYLQPNPASRAKLSMLNTMSKIRGQVKNPGYPQSEGLLGECMIRYGKELGEDSNFGDALLDAGESMKRLAEVKDSLDIEVKQNFIDPLQNLCDKDLKEIQHHLKKLEGRRLDFDYKKKRQGKIPDEELRQAMEKFEESKEVAETSMHNLLETDIEQVSQLSALVDAQLDYHRQAVQILDELAEKLKRRMREASSRPKREYKPKPRETYDFREPDQSNGGFSCNPTPKVSAPLDQPCCKALYDFEPENDGELGFKEGDIITLTNQIDENWYEGMIHGQSGFFPLNYVEVLVPLPQ; translated from the exons atGTCGGTGGCGGGGCTGAAGAAGCAGTTCTACAAAGCGACCCAG CTGGTCAGTGAGAAGGTCGGAGGGGCCGAAGGGACCAAGTTAGATGATGACTTCAAGGAGATGGAAAAG AAAGTGGACGTGACCAGCAAGGCTGTCACAGAAGTACTGACCAGAACCATAGAGTACCTCCAGCCCAACCCAG CTTCCAGAGCCAAGCTCAGCATGCTGAACACGATGTCCAAGATCCGCGGGCAGGTGAAGAACCCCGGCTACCCCCAGTccgaggggctgctgggggagtgCATGATCCGCtatgggaaggagctgggagaggattCCAACTTTG gggaCGCGCTCCTGGACGCCGGCGAGTCCATGAAGCGCCTGGCGGAGGTGAAGGACTCGCTGGACATTGAGGTCAAACAAAACTTCATTGATCCCCTGCAGAACCTGTGTGACAAGGACCTGAAGGAGATCCAG CACCACCTGAAGAAGCTGGAAGGGAGGCGCCTGGACTTCGACTACAAGAAGAAGAGACAGGGCAAGATCCCCGACGAGGAGCTGCGGCAGGCCATGGAGAAGTTTGAGGAGTCCAAGGAAGTGGCAGAGACCAGCATGCACAACCTCCTGGAGACAGAT ATTGAGCAGGTGAGCCAGCTGTCAGCCCTGGTGGATGCCCAGCTGGATTACCACAGGCAGGCTGTGCAGATCCTGGACGAGCTGGCCGAGAAGCTCAAGCGCAG gatgagggaggCCTCCTCGCGTCCCAAGCGGGAATACAAACCCAAGCCCAGGGAGACGTACGACTTCAGGGAGCCTGACCAGTCCAACGGGGGCTTCTCCTGCAACCCCACCCCCAAAGTCTCAG cccccctggaccagccctgctgcaaagCCCTCTACGACTTCGAGCCCGAGAACGACGGCGAGCTGGGCTTCAAGGAGGGCGACATCATCACCCTGACGAACCAGATCGACGAGAACTGGTACGAGGGGATGATCCACGGCCAGTCCGGCTTCTTCCCGCTCAACTACGTGGAAGTGCTGGTCCCGCTACCTCAGTGA
- the SH3GL1 gene encoding endophilin-A2 isoform X2, whose protein sequence is MSVAGLKKQFYKATQLVSEKVGGAEGTKLDDDFKEMEKKVDVTSKAVTEVLTRTIEYLQPNPASRAKLSMLNTMSKIRGQVKNPGYPQSEGLLGECMIRYGKELGEDSNFGDALLDAGESMKRLAEVKDSLDIEVKQNFIDPLQNLCDKDLKEIQHHLKKLEGRRLDFDYKKKRQGKIPDEELRQAMEKFEESKEVAETSMHNLLETDIEQVSQLSALVDAQLDYHRQAVQILDELAEKLKRRMREASSRPKREYKPKPRETYDFREPDQSNGGFSCNPTPKVSASASFRSDKPSRASVRSIPPLDQPCCKALYDFEPENDGELGFKEGDIITLTNQIDENWYEGMIHGQSGFFPLNYVEVLVPLPQ, encoded by the exons atGTCGGTGGCGGGGCTGAAGAAGCAGTTCTACAAAGCGACCCAG CTGGTCAGTGAGAAGGTCGGAGGGGCCGAAGGGACCAAGTTAGATGATGACTTCAAGGAGATGGAAAAG AAAGTGGACGTGACCAGCAAGGCTGTCACAGAAGTACTGACCAGAACCATAGAGTACCTCCAGCCCAACCCAG CTTCCAGAGCCAAGCTCAGCATGCTGAACACGATGTCCAAGATCCGCGGGCAGGTGAAGAACCCCGGCTACCCCCAGTccgaggggctgctgggggagtgCATGATCCGCtatgggaaggagctgggagaggattCCAACTTTG gggaCGCGCTCCTGGACGCCGGCGAGTCCATGAAGCGCCTGGCGGAGGTGAAGGACTCGCTGGACATTGAGGTCAAACAAAACTTCATTGATCCCCTGCAGAACCTGTGTGACAAGGACCTGAAGGAGATCCAG CACCACCTGAAGAAGCTGGAAGGGAGGCGCCTGGACTTCGACTACAAGAAGAAGAGACAGGGCAAGATCCCCGACGAGGAGCTGCGGCAGGCCATGGAGAAGTTTGAGGAGTCCAAGGAAGTGGCAGAGACCAGCATGCACAACCTCCTGGAGACAGAT ATTGAGCAGGTGAGCCAGCTGTCAGCCCTGGTGGATGCCCAGCTGGATTACCACAGGCAGGCTGTGCAGATCCTGGACGAGCTGGCCGAGAAGCTCAAGCGCAG gatgagggaggCCTCCTCGCGTCCCAAGCGGGAATACAAACCCAAGCCCAGGGAGACGTACGACTTCAGGGAGCCTGACCAGTCCAACGGGGGCTTCTCCTGCAACCCCACCCCCAAAGTCTCAG CTTCAGCCTCTTTCCGGTCGGACAAGCCGTCCCGGGCCTCCGTCAGGAGTATCC cccccctggaccagccctgctgcaaagCCCTCTACGACTTCGAGCCCGAGAACGACGGCGAGCTGGGCTTCAAGGAGGGCGACATCATCACCCTGACGAACCAGATCGACGAGAACTGGTACGAGGGGATGATCCACGGCCAGTCCGGCTTCTTCCCGCTCAACTACGTGGAAGTGCTGGTCCCGCTACCTCAGTGA